Proteins encoded within one genomic window of Candidatus Thorarchaeota archaeon:
- a CDS encoding pyridoxamine 5'-phosphate oxidase family protein, whose translation MTRQMRREDKEMENKQEIQEILLNTKYVTIAMCKDNEPYLVTLSHGYDKDENCLYFHCASEGKKIEFLKQNSTVWGQALIDKGYVHGTCDHLYAAAHFRGEVRFLENVSEKESALKIMIRQLDDKPEKVMAEQLKEESVKNVTIGRIDIDYLSGKKADEVIISL comes from the coding sequence ATGACAAGACAAATGAGACGCGAAGATAAGGAGATGGAAAACAAGCAGGAAATCCAAGAAATTCTCCTGAACACGAAGTATGTAACAATTGCCATGTGTAAGGATAATGAACCCTATTTAGTTACGCTGAGTCATGGTTACGACAAAGACGAAAACTGCCTCTATTTCCATTGTGCCTCGGAGGGAAAGAAAATTGAGTTTCTTAAACAGAACTCAACAGTCTGGGGACAAGCCCTAATTGACAAAGGATACGTTCATGGAACATGTGATCACTTGTACGCAGCAGCCCACTTCAGAGGGGAAGTCCGATTTCTCGAAAATGTATCCGAAAAAGAGTCAGCTCTCAAGATTATGATTCGTCAACTTGACGATAAGCCAGAAAAAGTGATGGCAGAACAGCTTAAAGAAGAATCTGTCAAGAACGTTACAATCGGGAGAATAGACATCGATTATCTATCAGGAAAGAAAGCTGATGAGGTTATCATATCGCTATAG
- a CDS encoding nitroreductase family protein → MDTLEAIRHRRSIRSYKSKEVEKEKIEKVLEAGRWAPSASNKQPWHFIVVTDVNTRKKLASIHSYGGFMAESPVVIVALGDPERHQKYHLCDPHNAVMNILLAAYDQGLGTCWMGVRDTPYEDKFKDVLDIPDKFRVVCSVSMGYPDKEKTSNRRSLDDIVSWNKYQN, encoded by the coding sequence ATGGATACACTGGAAGCGATTCGCCATAGGCGGAGCATCAGAAGCTACAAATCCAAAGAGGTTGAAAAAGAGAAAATTGAGAAGGTATTGGAGGCAGGACGTTGGGCGCCTTCAGCGTCGAACAAACAACCTTGGCATTTCATTGTGGTAACGGATGTAAACACTCGCAAGAAACTAGCAAGTATCCACAGCTACGGAGGATTCATGGCAGAATCTCCCGTTGTCATCGTCGCACTTGGAGACCCGGAGAGACATCAGAAATACCATCTCTGCGATCCACACAATGCAGTCATGAACATATTACTGGCAGCTTATGACCAGGGCCTTGGAACATGCTGGATGGGCGTGCGAGACACTCCTTACGAAGATAAATTCAAAGATGTTCTGGACATCCCAGATAAGTTTCGAGTTGTTTGTTCCGTCTCGATGGGCTATCCTGATAAAGAAAAGACAAGTAACAGAAGATCTCTTGATGACATAGTATCTTGGAATAAGTACCAAAACTGA
- a CDS encoding ethanolamine ammonia-lyase reactivating factor EutA, with product MFVKTNRKWLTSVGIDIGSSTSHIVFSKLLLEKDPASSTEKFMITERKIIHSGPIHLTPFSDPDTVDLEKLTAILAADYESAGINTGDIDTGAVIITGETAKKHNAETIVEEIAGEAGAFVAATAGPNFESVLAAHGSGAISRSEAIEGTVMNIDIGGGSSNIAVCRNGRVIDTAAINVGGRLVATDSAGVITRLEDIGKELGKHLGIELELSKRISEEKKMAMADELADTLFDCLTGKLQKPLTKDFLMTEPLDITTGIEEVTFSGGVAEYIYDIHDKTYNDLGAHLGNAIKERIPQLKGKFTRPAQTIRATVIGAGQASLEVSGSSTFLSADIEYPIRNLPIVVPHIPSGRPTEKEIAAAIRDSLARFDIVEGEQQVALAFNGTVKPSYDHLTTFSKGVVSALEKTVEKHDPILMVFSNDVGNSVGNVMRRETGIENQILSIDEISVQEGDFIDIGEPVIENAVVPVIIKKLVFA from the coding sequence TTGTTCGTTAAGACAAATAGGAAATGGCTGACCAGCGTAGGCATTGACATTGGGTCAAGTACCTCACATATTGTCTTCAGCAAGCTGCTTCTTGAGAAAGATCCAGCCAGTAGCACTGAGAAGTTCATGATTACCGAGCGTAAAATAATCCATTCTGGACCGATTCATCTAACACCTTTTTCCGATCCAGATACCGTAGATTTGGAGAAGCTGACAGCTATACTTGCAGCTGATTACGAATCAGCAGGCATCAACACAGGTGATATCGACACAGGCGCTGTAATCATAACAGGGGAGACTGCAAAGAAGCATAACGCAGAAACCATTGTTGAAGAAATCGCTGGAGAAGCCGGAGCATTTGTGGCTGCAACGGCTGGACCAAACTTCGAATCGGTCTTGGCTGCACATGGGTCAGGAGCGATCTCTAGAAGTGAGGCTATTGAGGGCACAGTGATGAACATAGATATTGGTGGGGGATCGTCGAATATTGCTGTCTGCAGAAATGGGCGAGTAATCGATACTGCAGCAATCAACGTTGGAGGTCGTCTTGTAGCGACCGATTCAGCCGGGGTCATCACCCGCCTGGAGGACATAGGCAAAGAGCTCGGAAAACATTTGGGGATTGAGCTTGAACTCTCCAAGCGAATCAGTGAAGAGAAGAAGATGGCTATGGCTGATGAGCTCGCTGATACCCTCTTCGATTGTCTGACAGGAAAGCTGCAGAAACCGCTTACAAAGGATTTTCTAATGACAGAACCACTTGATATCACAACCGGAATCGAAGAAGTTACATTCTCTGGCGGAGTTGCCGAGTACATTTACGACATCCATGATAAAACATACAATGACCTCGGCGCACATCTGGGCAATGCAATCAAAGAAAGGATACCTCAGCTAAAAGGCAAATTCACGAGACCAGCACAAACAATCAGAGCTACGGTCATTGGAGCCGGTCAAGCAAGTCTTGAGGTTTCCGGTTCGAGTACGTTTCTATCTGCTGATATTGAGTACCCAATACGCAACCTGCCCATTGTCGTGCCGCATATCCCTTCAGGCCGTCCAACAGAGAAGGAGATCGCGGCCGCCATTAGAGATTCGCTGGCAAGGTTTGATATCGTTGAAGGAGAACAGCAGGTGGCTCTGGCGTTCAACGGTACAGTGAAACCATCGTATGACCATCTCACAACATTTTCCAAGGGCGTCGTCTCCGCTCTTGAGAAGACTGTGGAGAAGCATGATCCAATCCTTATGGTATTCAGCAATGATGTTGGCAATTCTGTTGGAAACGTAATGAGAAGAGAGACAGGGATAGAGAATCAAATCCTCTCGATAGATGAAATATCTGTTCAGGAAGGAGATTTCATAGACATTGGCGAGCCTGTGATTGAGAATGCGGTTGTACCCGTAATCATCAAGAAACTGGTGTTTGCTTGA
- a CDS encoding GNAT family N-acetyltransferase produces MEAHVRPLRQDDIDDVLAISKHIWHGHDYVPGVIDDWLKDPDSYTIGVEVDGNLVGISNLRMIENGKTGWMEGLRVHPDYRGQGYANLLTDGLLEHAISVGVPRLRYTTAVENKASMALAERAGLEEVFRMIVFWADAPDSVDQREDIDIDQVFVDELIEHMDAYTGIMPGPIIIYDWKAKDLTAEVLRELGEERSFWQTMSDKGKALSFGGHRYEESEDAWSCTIYSNDDELAQAHMLHHVRIAKSKGLKTVVIILNKRFQQLVEELSWLEETERFREVALMERKLRQDAE; encoded by the coding sequence ATGGAAGCTCATGTTAGGCCTCTGCGTCAAGATGATATAGATGATGTCTTAGCAATATCCAAGCACATCTGGCATGGACATGATTACGTACCAGGTGTCATAGACGATTGGTTGAAGGATCCAGATTCGTACACTATCGGTGTTGAAGTCGATGGAAATTTAGTGGGCATCAGCAACCTCCGCATGATTGAAAATGGTAAGACAGGGTGGATGGAGGGGCTCAGAGTCCATCCGGATTACAGAGGGCAAGGGTATGCAAATCTTCTCACAGACGGGCTTCTTGAACATGCGATTTCGGTAGGTGTTCCGCGTCTGAGATATACTACAGCAGTCGAAAACAAAGCATCGATGGCGCTTGCTGAGCGGGCCGGTCTGGAAGAAGTTTTCCGAATGATTGTATTCTGGGCGGATGCTCCTGATTCGGTAGATCAAAGGGAAGACATCGACATCGACCAAGTATTTGTTGATGAGCTGATAGAACATATGGATGCATATACAGGGATTATGCCGGGCCCAATAATCATCTATGACTGGAAAGCCAAGGATTTGACAGCTGAAGTTCTGAGAGAACTCGGAGAGGAGCGAAGTTTCTGGCAAACCATGAGTGATAAAGGAAAGGCGTTGTCATTTGGCGGACACAGGTACGAGGAAAGTGAGGACGCATGGAGCTGCACAATCTACTCTAATGATGATGAGCTTGCACAAGCACATATGCTTCATCATGTCCGAATCGCCAAATCAAAGGGACTGAAAACCGTCGTGATTATCTTGAACAAAAGATTTCAACAGTTGGTAGAAGAGCTTAGTTGGTTAGAGGAAACCGAGAGATTCAGAGAAGTAGCACTCATGGAACGGAAACTACGGCAGGACGCTGAGTAG
- a CDS encoding mechanosensitive ion channel family protein produces MQEIALWDELVAFIRNLLPPVLQNYAAVIAAIPFFILLYILYLVAIRSVKSSLGRIGVPREATSSIVFIIRLIFFGIVVAVILSITRIFRLEGVIAASTLIGTAVGLAFSRSLSNLVSGIYVLATRPFRVGDYIKIGDTEGLVQEITLNYTRLLTPDFTRRGVPNSSVVDSDVTNYRVRVDDLTDLLGIEYDEQELSSSRLDSLRQKFKYLTTGEEVYRYTFDIYQHLSYSNTKVKDAFTALCDKWADKFLMKPEFFYWSSQNFGMVYRFAIVVKNARNILFEGADFMTEAAETLHQVQ; encoded by the coding sequence TTGCAGGAGATTGCTTTATGGGATGAGCTAGTAGCATTCATTCGCAACTTATTGCCGCCCGTTCTTCAAAATTATGCGGCCGTAATAGCCGCTATTCCTTTCTTCATACTACTCTATATCCTGTATTTGGTAGCCATCAGAAGCGTCAAGTCTTCGCTGGGCAGGATTGGTGTACCACGGGAAGCCACTTCCTCTATAGTCTTTATCATTAGATTGATTTTCTTTGGCATCGTTGTAGCTGTTATCCTTTCTATTACAAGGATATTCCGTCTTGAGGGAGTTATTGCAGCTTCCACTCTAATCGGTACCGCTGTTGGTTTGGCATTTTCTAGATCTTTATCGAATCTTGTCAGCGGAATCTATGTCCTTGCCACTCGTCCTTTCAGGGTGGGAGACTACATTAAGATTGGTGACACTGAGGGCCTCGTGCAAGAAATCACACTGAATTACACTAGATTGCTAACTCCTGATTTTACGAGGCGTGGAGTACCGAATAGCAGTGTCGTTGATTCGGATGTCACGAATTATCGCGTACGAGTCGACGATCTAACCGACCTACTGGGAATCGAATATGACGAGCAAGAGCTTTCTAGTTCTCGTCTAGACTCGCTACGACAGAAGTTCAAATACTTGACAACTGGCGAAGAGGTATATCGCTACACCTTTGATATCTATCAGCACCTCTCTTATTCAAATACAAAGGTGAAAGATGCGTTCACAGCACTCTGCGACAAATGGGCAGACAAGTTTCTCATGAAACCTGAGTTCTTCTACTGGAGCAGTCAGAATTTCGGGATGGTTTACCGATTTGCTATCGTTGTGAAGAATGCAAGGAATATCCTGTTTGAAGGAGCGGATTTCATGACAGAGGCCGCAGAAACCTTACATCAAGTGCAATAG
- the tsaA gene encoding tRNA (N6-threonylcarbamoyladenosine(37)-N6)-methyltransferase TrmO, which translates to MSIEIRPIGEVAKEESRVCIWIYDSFWDATLNLDKFSHLIILWWISGRDNPESRQTLRVVPKGDEETVEESGVFACRSPARPNPIGHTVVALRDIDEAAKRLVIDQIDAFHGTPVLDIKPYMPTSDRVDGAEVPIWFRSLLPRYTNSY; encoded by the coding sequence ATGAGCATCGAAATACGCCCCATTGGTGAAGTTGCAAAGGAAGAGTCCCGTGTATGCATTTGGATCTATGACTCTTTCTGGGACGCAACATTGAATCTAGACAAATTCTCCCATCTTATCATATTGTGGTGGATTTCAGGCCGTGATAATCCAGAAAGCAGGCAAACCCTTCGCGTTGTTCCAAAAGGCGACGAGGAAACTGTAGAGGAATCGGGTGTATTCGCATGTAGATCTCCGGCACGGCCAAATCCGATAGGTCACACAGTGGTTGCGCTTCGGGACATAGATGAAGCAGCTAAACGGTTGGTTATTGATCAGATAGACGCCTTTCACGGAACCCCCGTGCTTGATATCAAGCCATATATGCCAACTTCTGACCGAGTAGACGGAGCCGAGGTGCCTATCTGGTTCAGAAGTTTGCTGCCCAGATACACGAATTCGTACTGA
- a CDS encoding ketoacid-CoA transferase, translating into MNDDHSRIAMMAIAAARRITNGDTVFCGTGLPLLAAMTAKKTHAPECVVFFETGALDPDLLEIPLSVADPRVMYRSSHNGGLADAFAFMQNKRSGSDIVGILSSAQIDPYGNLNSTCIGDYKKPDIRLPGSGGACDVASLVGRTLIFMKHERRRFVNELDYMTSPGWLEGGESRQEAGYIRGGPEHVITSLGVFAFDDVTKRMYLEARYDEVQIDDIERRTGFDIALDTSEVEPLPTEEELGVLYCEVDPNRYYL; encoded by the coding sequence ATGAACGATGACCATTCACGCATAGCTATGATGGCGATTGCTGCCGCACGCCGCATCACAAATGGGGATACGGTTTTCTGTGGCACAGGGCTACCCCTCTTGGCAGCCATGACCGCCAAGAAGACACACGCCCCTGAATGTGTAGTGTTCTTTGAGACAGGTGCCTTAGACCCTGATTTGTTGGAGATACCGCTAAGCGTTGCTGATCCAAGAGTAATGTATCGATCTTCGCATAATGGAGGACTGGCTGATGCTTTTGCTTTCATGCAGAACAAACGCTCAGGTTCGGATATAGTAGGAATTCTTTCAAGTGCCCAAATCGACCCATATGGGAATCTGAACAGCACCTGTATCGGTGACTACAAGAAGCCTGATATTCGACTTCCTGGCAGTGGAGGAGCTTGCGATGTCGCTAGCCTCGTGGGTCGAACGTTAATATTCATGAAGCATGAACGGCGACGATTCGTCAACGAGCTCGATTATATGACCAGTCCTGGATGGTTGGAAGGTGGTGAGAGTCGCCAAGAAGCTGGATACATCCGTGGCGGTCCTGAACATGTCATAACCAGCTTGGGTGTTTTTGCTTTCGATGATGTAACAAAACGAATGTACTTGGAGGCAAGATACGACGAAGTTCAGATTGATGATATCGAGCGTAGAACTGGTTTTGACATTGCACTTGATACGAGCGAGGTTGAACCACTCCCAACGGAGGAGGAGCTTGGTGTGCTCTACTGTGAGGTTGACCCGAATAGATACTACCTGTGA
- a CDS encoding CoA transferase subunit A: MPSTSKLTSLQDAVTRFVHTGDCISLGGFTINRNPMALTHEIIRQDIGHLHVLMHSGSQAMDLLIGAKMVDTLEVAYGANGRLASTCVRFRKAVENGSVEIEDYSNYHMTLRFMAGAMGLPFLPTYSGLSTDIVKKWGIDGDKRHKSPQLPKQKCVSTTNPFSDEKEGILLIPAANPDVSLLHVHSASEDGTARIDGLSFADIEQARAAKRVIVSCEELVPSEVLRNEPCRNFIPHILIDAVVLQPFGAYPSACFRKYDYDMDYLEKYAETARDDKKFEEYLSSSIHSVDDFDEYLKQIEKKKLELLRADSKIGYPPRRRE, encoded by the coding sequence ATGCCATCAACTAGCAAGCTTACTTCTTTGCAGGATGCTGTAACTAGATTTGTACACACCGGTGATTGCATCTCGCTTGGCGGTTTCACTATCAACAGAAATCCCATGGCTCTTACGCACGAGATTATCAGGCAGGATATTGGACATCTGCATGTGTTGATGCACTCCGGTAGTCAAGCCATGGATCTTCTCATTGGTGCAAAGATGGTGGATACCCTGGAGGTGGCATATGGAGCAAACGGAAGACTGGCTTCCACGTGCGTCAGATTCCGGAAAGCTGTTGAAAATGGAAGTGTCGAGATTGAGGATTACTCCAACTATCACATGACTTTGCGATTCATGGCTGGGGCCATGGGATTACCATTCCTACCAACCTATTCTGGGCTTTCAACTGACATAGTGAAGAAGTGGGGTATTGACGGAGATAAACGCCATAAGTCTCCCCAGTTGCCGAAACAGAAGTGTGTCTCTACAACGAATCCATTTTCAGACGAAAAAGAAGGGATCCTGCTTATTCCTGCAGCAAATCCAGATGTGTCCCTGCTACATGTCCACAGTGCATCCGAAGATGGTACCGCTAGAATTGATGGCTTGTCTTTTGCTGACATTGAACAGGCCCGAGCTGCAAAGCGAGTAATAGTAAGCTGTGAAGAGCTCGTGCCCAGCGAAGTTCTTAGAAATGAACCCTGTCGAAATTTCATCCCACACATATTGATAGATGCTGTCGTTCTTCAGCCCTTCGGAGCTTATCCCTCCGCATGTTTCAGAAAGTATGACTATGATATGGACTATCTGGAGAAGTATGCTGAGACAGCCCGAGATGACAAAAAATTCGAAGAGTACCTCAGTTCATCGATTCACTCGGTCGATGATTTCGATGAATACTTGAAACAAATTGAGAAGAAGAAACTGGAACTATTGCGAGCGGATTCAAAGATTGGATATCCACCTAGGAGGCGCGAATAA
- a CDS encoding response regulator, whose translation MTPDETKTPGNDGKEAIVGYLTADLRHEFNNLLQGIIGLAEIIELDESLSEEGTLAIRTIQELGEDAHDLIQDVEISKQSIADREKRFVQIKPEVAEAKTRSKQKPAILVVEDDHLVLNVVTRMLKQLGHNTLTARSGTDALDLYRNNAERIELVITDMKMPNMGGLELAEHILTDNPETKIVVMSGYLQEDVDIEPSQFGLAGWLEKPMTADRLRQVINSVIGER comes from the coding sequence ATGACCCCTGACGAAACGAAAACACCAGGAAACGACGGAAAGGAAGCAATCGTAGGCTATCTGACTGCCGACCTGCGCCATGAATTCAACAACCTTCTCCAAGGTATAATTGGACTAGCTGAAATAATAGAACTAGACGAATCACTGTCTGAAGAGGGCACACTCGCAATTAGGACGATTCAAGAACTTGGCGAGGATGCTCATGATTTGATACAGGACGTCGAAATATCCAAACAATCAATTGCAGACCGAGAAAAGAGATTCGTTCAAATCAAACCCGAAGTAGCAGAAGCTAAGACCCGAAGCAAACAAAAACCAGCTATTCTAGTGGTGGAAGATGACCATCTTGTATTGAATGTAGTAACCCGAATGTTGAAGCAACTTGGACACAATACTCTTACAGCAAGGAGTGGCACAGATGCACTTGATCTGTACCGAAATAACGCTGAGCGCATCGAACTCGTTATTACAGACATGAAAATGCCGAACATGGGAGGGCTTGAACTGGCTGAACATATCTTAACAGACAATCCAGAAACGAAAATTGTCGTTATGTCTGGTTACCTGCAAGAAGACGTAGACATTGAACCAAGTCAATTCGGACTAGCAGGTTGGCTTGAGAAACCAATGACAGCTGATCGCCTGAGACAAGTCATCAATTCTGTAATAGGAGAACGTTGA